A section of the Roseomonas marmotae genome encodes:
- a CDS encoding glutathione S-transferase family protein has protein sequence MKLHWCPKTRSFRALWMLEEAGAAYERVLVDIRAGAQQDPAFLALNPMAKVPVLEHGAIIIADSTAICAWLADRLPEAGLAPSLNHTDRGSYLQWLIFPAAYMEPALVERQGGWKTNTHAHAWGDFDRVLAAMDAGLQKGPWLLGEHFSAADVTMGTGLGWGLKFGMIPATPLRTAYIERCEARPAYQRALAIDAGPEEAAPPPAGPKPPQD, from the coding sequence ATGAAGCTCCACTGGTGTCCGAAGACACGATCCTTCCGTGCACTTTGGATGCTGGAAGAGGCAGGGGCCGCCTATGAGCGTGTGCTTGTGGATATCCGCGCCGGCGCGCAGCAGGACCCCGCCTTCCTGGCTCTGAACCCCATGGCGAAAGTGCCGGTGCTGGAACACGGCGCCATCATCATCGCCGATTCCACCGCGATCTGTGCCTGGCTGGCGGACCGCCTGCCGGAGGCCGGACTGGCGCCCTCGCTGAACCACACGGATCGCGGCAGCTACCTGCAGTGGCTGATCTTCCCGGCCGCCTATATGGAGCCGGCCCTGGTGGAGCGTCAGGGCGGCTGGAAGACCAATACCCACGCCCATGCCTGGGGAGATTTCGACCGGGTGTTGGCGGCCATGGATGCCGGATTGCAGAAGGGGCCGTGGCTGCTGGGCGAACATTTCAGCGCGGCCGATGTCACCATGGGCACGGGGCTCGGCTGGGGCCTGAAGTTCGGCATGATCCCGGCCACGCCGCTCCGCACCGCCTATATCGAGCGCTGCGAGGCACGGCCGGCCTATCAGCGTGCCCTGGCCATCGATGCCGGGCCGGAGGAAGCGGCGCCGCCCCCGGCCGGGCCGAAGCCGCCACAGGACTGA
- a CDS encoding ABC transporter ATP-binding protein: protein MSSETPIIELKGVAKRFSKKLDFAGKLLQRLGAPVKEETVHAVDGVDLIVNKGEVVGLVGESGCGKSTLGRMVAGIMPATEGSIRWHGKELSSLSGAEARRAKLQTQMIFQDPMSSLNPRLRVAEIIGEAPLVHGLTKRAEFDRYVDEQMRRAGMDPSLKRRYPHQFSGGQRQRIGIARALAVQPEFIVCDESVAALDVSIQAQILNLFMQLRKDLNLTYLFISHDLGVVEHLSDRVVIMYLGRVVEEAPSEEVFARANHPYTQALLAEVPRIEARKKSFAGVKGEIPSPLNPPPGCHFHPRCPHAFDRCRVERPVLKNIAPGHRSACHLNDLPG from the coding sequence ATGAGCAGCGAAACCCCCATCATCGAGCTGAAGGGCGTCGCCAAGCGCTTCTCCAAGAAGCTGGACTTCGCCGGCAAGCTGCTGCAGCGGCTCGGTGCCCCGGTGAAGGAAGAGACGGTGCATGCCGTCGATGGCGTCGACCTGATCGTGAACAAGGGCGAAGTGGTCGGGCTGGTGGGTGAGTCCGGCTGCGGCAAGTCCACCCTGGGCCGCATGGTGGCGGGCATCATGCCGGCCACCGAGGGCAGCATCCGTTGGCATGGGAAGGAGCTTTCCTCCCTGAGCGGCGCCGAGGCGCGGCGCGCCAAGCTGCAGACGCAGATGATCTTCCAGGACCCGATGTCCTCGCTCAATCCGCGCCTGCGGGTGGCCGAGATCATCGGCGAGGCGCCGCTGGTGCATGGCCTGACCAAGCGCGCCGAGTTCGACCGCTATGTGGACGAGCAGATGCGCCGCGCGGGCATGGACCCCTCGCTGAAGCGCCGCTACCCGCACCAGTTCTCGGGTGGCCAGCGCCAGCGCATCGGCATCGCCCGGGCGCTCGCTGTGCAGCCGGAGTTCATTGTCTGCGACGAATCCGTCGCGGCGCTGGACGTCTCCATCCAGGCGCAGATCCTGAACCTGTTCATGCAGCTGCGGAAGGATCTGAACCTCACCTACCTCTTCATCAGCCATGACCTCGGCGTGGTCGAGCATCTCTCGGACCGCGTGGTGATCATGTATCTGGGCCGGGTGGTGGAGGAGGCCCCTTCCGAGGAAGTCTTCGCCCGCGCCAATCATCCCTATACCCAGGCCCTGCTGGCCGAGGTGCCACGGATCGAGGCGCGCAAGAAGAGCTTCGCCGGCGTGAAGGGCGAGATCCCCTCGCCGCTCAACCCGCCGCCGGGCTGCCATTTCCACCCGCGCTGCCCGCATGCCTTCGACCGCTGCCGCGTGGAGCGGCCAGTGCTCAAGAACATCGCGCCGGGCCACCGCAGCGCCTGCCACCTGAACGACCTGCCGGGCTGA
- a CDS encoding ABC transporter ATP-binding protein yields the protein MSAVMQAPVAGSPTLEVRNLQTHFFTRAGVVKAVDDVSFTVRRGKVLGLVGESGSGKTVTGFSILGLVDEPGRITGGSILFHGQDLAKLSEEEMRKLRGNRIAMIFQDPMMTLNPVLRIDTQMIETVQAHSKVSKEEARQRARDTLGMVGIPSPEERLKSYPHQFSGGMRQRVAIAIALLHRPELIVADEPTTALDVTIQAQILAEVQKLCAETGTAMIWITHDLSVVAGLADDIAVMYAGRIVEKGEVAPVLDMPLHPYTAGLIGSVPSRNKRGEPLRQIPGMTPSLLKLPPGCAFRTRCPRVTEVCINEPPFGEVAPGRDVRCFHPMFPNPAQGEAA from the coding sequence ATGTCAGCAGTGATGCAGGCCCCGGTTGCGGGCTCCCCGACTCTCGAAGTCCGCAACCTGCAAACGCATTTCTTTACCCGCGCCGGCGTGGTGAAGGCGGTGGATGATGTCTCCTTCACCGTCCGCCGCGGCAAGGTGCTGGGGCTGGTGGGGGAATCCGGCTCCGGCAAGACCGTGACCGGCTTCTCCATCCTCGGCCTGGTCGATGAACCCGGCCGGATCACCGGCGGCTCCATCCTGTTCCATGGGCAGGACCTGGCCAAGCTCTCGGAAGAGGAGATGCGGAAGCTTCGCGGCAACCGCATCGCCATGATCTTCCAGGACCCGATGATGACGCTGAACCCGGTCCTGCGTATCGACACGCAGATGATCGAGACGGTTCAGGCCCATAGCAAGGTCTCCAAGGAGGAGGCCCGCCAGCGCGCCCGCGACACGCTGGGCATGGTGGGCATCCCCTCCCCCGAGGAGCGGCTGAAGTCCTATCCGCACCAGTTCTCGGGCGGCATGCGCCAGCGCGTGGCCATCGCCATCGCGCTGCTGCACCGCCCCGAGCTGATCGTGGCGGACGAGCCGACCACGGCGCTGGACGTGACCATCCAGGCGCAGATCCTGGCCGAGGTGCAGAAGCTCTGCGCTGAGACCGGCACGGCGATGATCTGGATCACGCATGACCTCTCCGTGGTCGCCGGCCTCGCCGACGACATCGCGGTCATGTATGCCGGCCGTATCGTCGAGAAGGGCGAGGTGGCCCCTGTCCTGGACATGCCGCTGCACCCCTATACCGCCGGGCTCATCGGCTCCGTGCCCAGCCGCAACAAGCGCGGCGAGCCGCTGCGGCAGATCCCGGGCATGACGCCCAGCCTGCTGAAGCTGCCGCCGGGATGCGCCTTCCGCACCCGCTGCCCGCGCGTGACCGAGGTCTGCATCAACGAGCCGCCCTTCGGCGAGGTGGCGCCCGGCCGCGACGTGCGCTGCTTCCACCCGATGTTCCCGAATCCCGCACAGGGAGAAGCCGCATGA
- a CDS encoding ABC transporter permease, which produces MSASSLPQAATPAAPAPAKVETPFRRFVSEFFESKTATVGLVVFTFLVLIAVFAPLIAPQNPYDLAQLDIMDGRMEPGTVGGAGFTYWLGTDDQGRDMLSGIMYGLRISLMVGAGSAIVACLIGASLGLLAAYAGGRTDSAIMRLVDLQLSFPSILAALMILAFLGKGITNVVLALVIVEWAYYARTVRGTALVERRREYIEAAQCLALPTYRVIFRHLLPNCLPPLIVVGTMQIARAIALEATLSFLGLGVPITEPSLGLLISNGYEYMLSGKYWISFYPGIALLVTIVSINLVGDHLRDVLNPRLKK; this is translated from the coding sequence ATGAGCGCGAGTTCCCTCCCTCAGGCCGCCACGCCGGCGGCCCCCGCCCCGGCCAAGGTCGAAACGCCGTTCCGCCGCTTCGTCTCCGAGTTCTTCGAGAGCAAGACGGCGACGGTCGGCCTGGTGGTCTTCACCTTCCTGGTGCTGATCGCCGTGTTTGCGCCGCTCATCGCGCCGCAGAACCCCTATGACCTGGCGCAGCTCGACATCATGGACGGGCGGATGGAGCCCGGCACGGTGGGCGGCGCCGGCTTCACCTACTGGCTGGGGACGGATGACCAGGGGCGCGACATGCTCTCCGGCATCATGTATGGGCTGCGCATCTCGCTGATGGTCGGCGCCGGCTCGGCCATCGTGGCCTGCCTCATCGGCGCCTCGCTGGGCCTGCTGGCCGCCTATGCAGGCGGGCGGACCGACAGCGCCATCATGCGCCTCGTCGACCTGCAGCTCTCCTTCCCGTCCATCCTGGCGGCGCTGATGATCCTTGCCTTCCTCGGCAAGGGCATCACGAATGTGGTGCTGGCGCTGGTGATCGTGGAATGGGCCTATTACGCCCGAACGGTGCGCGGCACCGCGCTGGTGGAGCGCCGCCGCGAATATATCGAGGCCGCGCAGTGCCTGGCCCTGCCGACCTACCGCGTGATCTTCCGCCACCTGCTGCCGAACTGCCTGCCGCCGCTGATCGTGGTCGGCACCATGCAGATCGCCCGCGCCATCGCGCTGGAGGCCACCCTCTCCTTCCTCGGCCTCGGCGTGCCCATCACCGAGCCCTCGCTCGGCCTGCTGATCTCCAACGGCTACGAGTACATGCTCTCCGGCAAGTATTGGATCAGCTTCTATCCCGGCATCGCGCTGCTGGTGACCATCGTCTCGATCAATCTCGTGGGCGACCACCTGCGTGATGTGCTGAACCCGCGACTGAAGAAGTGA
- a CDS encoding ABC transporter permease — protein MRRLLQAVLVMLAMSLIVFVGVYAIGDPVEILISPDADQIERERAIKALGLDLPLWMQYMSFLGNALRGDLGRSFVFNEPALQLILQRMPATLELAFGATIVALVIGIPLGLYAGLKPNAGASKVIMTSSILGFSLPTFWVGLMLIMVFAVQLGWLPSTGRGPTVEVLGLRWSFLTWDGLRHLAMPVLNLALFKISLVIRLTRAGVRETMLMDFVKFARAKGLTNQRVIFVHVFKNIMIPVVTVVGLELGSTIAFSVVTESVFAWPGMGKLIIDSINVLDRPVIVAYLMIIVLMFITINLLVDLSYSALDPRVRLENKQ, from the coding sequence ATGCGACGGCTGTTGCAGGCCGTTCTTGTTATGCTGGCGATGTCCCTTATCGTCTTCGTCGGCGTCTACGCCATCGGCGATCCGGTGGAGATCCTGATCAGTCCGGATGCGGACCAGATCGAGCGTGAGCGCGCCATCAAGGCGCTCGGTCTCGATCTGCCGCTGTGGATGCAGTACATGTCCTTCCTCGGCAATGCGCTGCGGGGTGATCTGGGCCGCAGCTTCGTCTTCAATGAGCCGGCGCTGCAGCTGATCCTGCAGCGCATGCCGGCGACGCTGGAACTGGCCTTCGGCGCCACCATCGTGGCGCTGGTCATCGGCATCCCGCTCGGCCTCTATGCCGGGCTGAAGCCGAATGCGGGCGCCTCCAAGGTCATCATGACCAGCTCCATCCTCGGCTTCTCGCTGCCCACCTTCTGGGTCGGCCTGATGCTGATCATGGTCTTCGCCGTGCAGCTGGGCTGGCTGCCCTCGACGGGACGTGGACCGACGGTGGAAGTGCTGGGCCTGCGCTGGTCCTTCCTGACCTGGGACGGGCTGCGCCACCTGGCCATGCCGGTGCTCAACCTGGCACTCTTCAAGATCAGCCTCGTCATCCGCCTGACCCGCGCCGGCGTGCGCGAGACGATGCTGATGGACTTCGTGAAGTTCGCCCGCGCCAAGGGCCTGACGAACCAGCGGGTCATCTTCGTCCATGTCTTCAAGAACATCATGATCCCGGTCGTCACCGTGGTCGGCCTGGAGCTGGGCTCCACCATCGCCTTCTCGGTGGTGACGGAAAGCGTCTTCGCCTGGCCCGGCATGGGCAAGCTGATCATCGACAGCATCAACGTGCTCGATCGCCCCGTGATCGTCGCCTACCTGATGATCATCGTCCTGATGTTCATCACCATTAATCTGCTGGTCGACCTCTCCTACTCGGCCCTCGACCCGCGCGTGCGGCTGGAGAACAAGCAATGA
- a CDS encoding ABC transporter substrate-binding protein — MKHCSRVALLAAVSALSIGFSEPVRAQNVTIAVGAQVTSLDPQYHALSPNYAVAEMLFGALTGFDANGRLQPGLAVSWKPISDDTWEFKLRPNVKFHNGNAFTAEDVAFSIARPATVPNSPSSYAIYTRAVKGVEIIDPLTIHLKTDGPYPLLPTDLGQVTMLDKETHEGAATEDFNSGKVAIGAGPFRYVSFRSGDRLELERNEDYWGPKPAWKTVSYRIITNNGARMAAMLAGDVDMIDQVPTNDIARLRRESRVKLSEKDGLRIIYLGTDQSRDGESPYLFDNDGKPLPRNPLRDVRVRRALNIAIDRDAIVQRVMEGSALPSAQFLPPGTFGYVPDLVPAKPDVNVAKKLLADAGYPNGFRITLAGPNDRYLNDARIIQAVGQMWSRIGVTTNVEASPWTTFVARRSKQEFGAFLAGWGTSSAEASSPLRSLTATPTRDKGWGGSNGGRYSNPEADAKLEAALSELDDAKREALLQEATRITMEDVGVMPIHIQKNVWAMKPNLAHDARADELTRAQDVRPASSSAANR, encoded by the coding sequence ATGAAGCATTGCAGCAGGGTGGCCCTTCTGGCCGCCGTTTCGGCGCTGAGCATCGGCTTCTCCGAGCCGGTCCGGGCACAGAATGTCACCATCGCCGTGGGAGCTCAGGTCACCTCGCTCGACCCGCAGTACCATGCGCTGTCACCCAATTACGCCGTTGCAGAAATGCTCTTCGGCGCGCTCACCGGCTTCGATGCGAATGGCCGGCTGCAGCCGGGCCTCGCGGTAAGCTGGAAGCCGATCTCGGACGATACCTGGGAATTCAAGCTGCGGCCGAACGTCAAGTTCCACAACGGCAATGCCTTCACCGCCGAGGATGTGGCCTTCAGCATCGCCCGCCCGGCGACCGTGCCCAACAGCCCTTCCAGCTACGCCATCTACACCCGCGCGGTGAAGGGCGTCGAAATCATCGATCCGCTGACCATCCACCTGAAGACGGATGGCCCCTATCCGCTGCTGCCGACCGACCTGGGCCAGGTCACCATGCTCGACAAGGAGACGCATGAGGGCGCGGCGACCGAGGACTTCAATTCCGGCAAGGTCGCCATCGGCGCCGGCCCCTTCCGCTACGTCTCCTTCCGCTCCGGCGACCGGCTGGAACTGGAACGCAACGAGGATTACTGGGGCCCGAAGCCGGCCTGGAAGACGGTCAGCTACCGCATCATCACCAACAACGGCGCCCGCATGGCGGCGATGCTGGCCGGTGACGTGGACATGATCGACCAGGTGCCGACCAACGACATCGCCCGGCTGCGCCGCGAGAGCCGCGTGAAGCTGAGCGAGAAGGACGGGCTGCGGATCATCTATCTCGGCACCGACCAGTCCCGTGACGGCGAGAGCCCCTATCTCTTCGACAACGACGGCAAGCCGCTGCCGCGCAACCCGCTGCGCGACGTGCGCGTGCGCCGCGCGCTGAACATCGCCATCGACCGCGACGCCATCGTGCAGCGCGTGATGGAAGGCAGCGCCCTCCCCTCCGCCCAGTTCCTGCCGCCCGGCACCTTCGGCTATGTGCCGGATCTCGTGCCCGCCAAGCCCGACGTGAACGTGGCGAAGAAGCTGCTGGCCGATGCCGGCTATCCCAACGGTTTCCGCATCACCCTGGCCGGCCCCAATGACCGTTACCTGAACGATGCGCGCATCATCCAGGCGGTGGGCCAGATGTGGTCGCGCATCGGCGTGACCACCAATGTGGAGGCATCGCCCTGGACCACCTTCGTGGCCCGCCGCAGCAAGCAGGAATTCGGCGCCTTCCTGGCCGGATGGGGCACATCCTCGGCCGAGGCCTCCTCGCCCCTCCGCTCGCTGACGGCGACGCCGACGCGTGACAAGGGCTGGGGCGGCTCCAATGGCGGCCGCTACAGCAACCCCGAGGCCGATGCCAAGCTCGAGGCCGCACTCTCCGAGCTGGACGACGCCAAGCGTGAGGCCCTGCTGCAGGAAGCCACCCGCATCACCATGGAGGATGTCGGCGTGATGCCTATCCATATCCAGAAGAACGTCTGGGCAATGAAGCCCAACCTGGCACACGATGCCCGCGCGGATGAACTCACCCGCGCCCAGGACGTGCGCCCGGCCTCCTCCAGCGCGGCGAACCGCTGA
- a CDS encoding Lrp/AsnC family transcriptional regulator, producing the protein MDEIDRNILVALQEDGAAGLAELAKVAGLSVSATAERVKRLEERGTIRGWRADLDPAAIGCPMLAFVFVDLQPGREETAFRTAMRAAEPVLECHRITGGWTYLLKLRLPDLAAVERFVADTVRGHAGVLRTETILAIGSAKETSILPVAEATEE; encoded by the coding sequence ATGGACGAAATCGACCGGAACATCCTCGTTGCATTGCAGGAGGACGGAGCGGCTGGACTGGCTGAGCTGGCGAAGGTCGCCGGCCTTTCGGTTTCCGCCACGGCGGAACGGGTGAAGCGGCTGGAGGAGCGTGGCACGATCCGCGGCTGGCGCGCCGATCTTGACCCCGCGGCCATCGGCTGCCCGATGCTGGCCTTCGTCTTCGTGGACCTGCAACCAGGACGGGAGGAAACCGCCTTCCGCACAGCCATGCGCGCGGCGGAGCCGGTGCTGGAATGCCACCGCATCACCGGCGGCTGGACCTATCTGCTGAAGCTGCGCCTGCCTGATCTGGCGGCAGTGGAGCGCTTCGTGGCCGATACGGTGCGTGGCCATGCGGGCGTGCTGAGGACTGAAACCATCCTCGCCATCGGCTCCGCCAAGGAGACCTCGATCCTGCCCGTCGCCGAGGCGACTGAGGAATAG
- a CDS encoding type III PLP-dependent enzyme, which yields MTPKVSRFLRDAMPATPCLIVDVDRVAENYGRLKAALPLARIYYAVKANPAAPILDRLVELDSSFDAASWEEVQACLRAGARPDAISYGNTVKKESAIKAAYEAGVRMFAFDSEAELRKLARSAPGAKVYCRILVGNVGAEWPLSKKFGCEVEMAQELMVLAGELGLDPFGISFHVGSQQTRTEAYEAAIAKVGLLFTDLKNAGVNVRMINIGGGYPVRYRSEVPEIGEIGDAIMGAMVQAFGNALPQMVVEPGRFIVGDAGVLSSEVVLVSQKAKDDPVRWVYLDIGRFGGLAETEGEAIKYAFRTPHDGGPDGPVTIAGPTCDSTDTLYEKSNYRLPLALDSGDRVELLATGAYVSTYASQGFNGFAPLAEHYI from the coding sequence ATGACCCCGAAGGTCTCTCGCTTCCTGCGCGACGCCATGCCGGCGACGCCCTGCCTGATCGTGGACGTGGACCGCGTCGCGGAGAATTACGGGCGCCTGAAGGCCGCCCTTCCTCTCGCGCGCATCTACTATGCGGTGAAGGCCAATCCCGCCGCCCCGATCCTGGATCGGCTGGTGGAGCTCGACTCGTCCTTCGACGCCGCCTCCTGGGAGGAGGTGCAGGCCTGCCTGCGCGCCGGCGCCCGGCCGGATGCCATCTCCTACGGCAATACGGTGAAGAAGGAGAGCGCCATCAAGGCGGCCTATGAGGCCGGCGTGCGCATGTTCGCCTTCGATTCCGAGGCGGAGCTGCGCAAGCTCGCCCGCTCCGCGCCGGGCGCCAAGGTCTATTGCCGCATCCTCGTCGGCAATGTCGGTGCCGAGTGGCCGCTGTCGAAGAAGTTCGGCTGCGAGGTCGAGATGGCGCAGGAGCTGATGGTGCTGGCGGGCGAGCTGGGCCTGGACCCCTTCGGCATTTCCTTCCATGTCGGCAGCCAGCAGACCCGCACCGAGGCCTATGAGGCCGCGATCGCCAAGGTGGGGCTGCTGTTCACCGACCTGAAGAATGCCGGCGTGAATGTCCGCATGATCAATATCGGCGGCGGCTACCCGGTGCGCTACCGCTCCGAGGTGCCGGAGATCGGCGAGATCGGCGATGCCATCATGGGTGCCATGGTGCAGGCTTTCGGCAACGCGCTGCCGCAGATGGTGGTGGAGCCGGGCCGCTTCATCGTCGGCGACGCGGGGGTGCTCTCCTCCGAGGTCGTGCTGGTGTCGCAGAAGGCCAAGGATGACCCGGTGCGCTGGGTCTATCTGGATATCGGCCGTTTCGGCGGACTGGCGGAGACGGAGGGCGAGGCCATCAAATACGCCTTCCGCACGCCGCATGACGGCGGGCCGGACGGCCCCGTGACCATCGCGGGCCCGACCTGCGACAGCACGGACACGCTGTATGAGAAGTCCAACTACCGCCTGCCGCTGGCGCTCGACAGCGGCGACCGGGTGGAGCTGCTGGCGACCGGAGCCTATGTCTCCACCTATGCCAGCCAGGGCTTCAACGGCTTCGCGCCGCTAGCCGAGCACTACATCTGA
- a CDS encoding esterase-like activity of phytase family protein: MRVLLLAATALIACAGTASADQRVEARLAGHAVLPALTLTPPPADAPPDARVSGKFTGGARNDRPGSIPSATGPAPNGRPTGLASPFIGQPVQGFSGIKPVAGEAGAYWVLTDNGFGNKRNSGDALLMIHKLRPDFRAGAEGGKVVVERTIFLSDPERIIPFRLSYEGTEARYLTGADFDLESIQPIQGGGFWLGDEFGPFLIQVDAGGRVRQVVETQLDGQVLRGPDHPALSLGATPTAGADFRVRRSGGYEGMAMLPDGSRLWALLEQPLFAPGSDRAEGEFIRMLEFDTARSAWTGRSLKYRLEQGATAIGDFNFIDERRALVIERDNGEGDPSLACADGKAPPACFHAPARFKRVYLIDLGAADAEGFVKKLAHIDLMDIRDPEGLARQRGDRAANVPQDRFGFPFFTIEDVAMVDAEHIIVANDNNLPGSAGRHLTRADDNEFILLHVPELLKAR, from the coding sequence ATGCGCGTCCTTCTTCTTGCCGCCACGGCCCTGATCGCCTGTGCCGGCACGGCCTCCGCCGATCAGCGCGTCGAGGCGAGGCTGGCCGGCCACGCCGTCCTGCCCGCCCTGACGCTGACGCCCCCGCCCGCCGACGCGCCGCCCGATGCGCGGGTCTCGGGCAAGTTCACGGGAGGCGCGCGAAACGACCGCCCCGGCAGCATCCCCTCCGCCACCGGCCCGGCGCCGAATGGCCGCCCGACCGGCCTGGCCTCCCCCTTCATCGGCCAGCCGGTGCAGGGCTTCTCCGGCATCAAGCCGGTGGCGGGCGAGGCCGGCGCCTATTGGGTGCTGACCGACAACGGCTTCGGCAACAAGCGCAACAGCGGCGATGCGCTGCTGATGATCCATAAGCTCCGCCCGGATTTCCGTGCGGGGGCCGAGGGCGGCAAGGTCGTGGTGGAGCGCACCATCTTCCTCTCCGACCCCGAGCGCATCATACCCTTCCGCCTCAGTTACGAGGGCACCGAGGCGCGCTACCTGACCGGGGCGGATTTCGACCTGGAGAGCATCCAGCCCATCCAGGGCGGTGGCTTCTGGCTCGGCGATGAATTCGGCCCCTTCCTGATCCAGGTCGATGCCGGGGGGCGGGTGCGGCAGGTGGTGGAAACCCAACTGGACGGCCAGGTGCTGCGCGGCCCGGACCATCCGGCGCTGTCCCTCGGCGCGACGCCCACCGCCGGCGCCGATTTCCGCGTCCGCCGCTCCGGCGGCTACGAGGGCATGGCCATGCTGCCGGATGGCAGCCGCCTCTGGGCGCTGCTGGAGCAGCCCCTCTTCGCCCCGGGTTCGGACCGGGCGGAAGGCGAGTTCATCCGCATGCTCGAATTCGACACCGCCAGATCCGCCTGGACCGGCCGCAGCCTGAAATACCGCCTGGAACAGGGCGCCACCGCCATCGGCGACTTCAACTTCATCGACGAGCGCCGCGCCCTGGTGATCGAGCGGGACAATGGCGAGGGCGATCCCTCCCTGGCCTGCGCCGACGGCAAGGCGCCGCCTGCCTGCTTCCACGCCCCCGCCCGCTTCAAGCGCGTCTACCTGATCGACCTCGGGGCCGCCGATGCCGAGGGCTTCGTGAAGAAGCTGGCGCATATCGACCTGATGGACATCCGCGACCCCGAGGGGCTGGCGCGCCAGCGGGGCGACCGTGCCGCCAATGTCCCGCAGGACCGCTTCGGCTTCCCCTTCTTCACCATCGAGGATGTGGCGATGGTGGATGCCGAGCACATCATCGTGGCGAATGACAACAACCTGCCGGGCAGCGCCGGCCGCCACCTGACCCGCGCGGATGATAACGAGTTCATCCTGCTGCATGTGCCGGAGCTGCTGAAGGCCCGCTAA
- a CDS encoding GNAT family N-acetyltransferase: MILRDATADDLPAIVAIYAHHVLTGTGTFEETPPDQDEMARRLARVQDSGWAWLVAEDEGEVKGYGYFAALRDRSAYRFSAEDSIYVRDDVRGQGVGKSLVAALVARAEAAGFRQMFAVIGDSENVGSIGLHLSLGFRQVGLLRSAGLKFGRWLDVVYMQRPLGAGDRTLP; the protein is encoded by the coding sequence ATGATCCTGCGCGACGCCACTGCCGATGACCTTCCGGCCATCGTCGCGATCTATGCCCATCACGTGCTGACCGGCACCGGCACCTTCGAGGAAACGCCGCCCGACCAGGACGAGATGGCCCGGCGCCTGGCCCGCGTGCAGGACAGTGGCTGGGCCTGGCTGGTGGCCGAGGATGAGGGGGAGGTGAAGGGCTATGGCTATTTCGCCGCCTTGCGGGACCGCTCGGCCTATCGCTTCTCGGCCGAGGATTCGATCTATGTCCGTGACGACGTGCGGGGTCAGGGCGTCGGCAAGAGCCTGGTCGCGGCACTGGTCGCGCGGGCGGAGGCGGCGGGCTTCCGGCAGATGTTCGCCGTGATCGGGGATTCCGAGAATGTCGGCTCCATCGGCCTGCATCTCTCGCTGGGCTTCAGGCAGGTCGGGCTGCTGCGCTCGGCCGGGCTGAAATTCGGCCGCTGGCTGGATGTCGTCTACATGCAGCGGCCGCTGGGCGCCGGGGACCGCACGCTGCCCTGA